The following proteins are encoded in a genomic region of Oncorhynchus kisutch isolate 150728-3 linkage group LG18, Okis_V2, whole genome shotgun sequence:
- the lrrc31 gene encoding leucine-rich repeat-containing protein 31 isoform X3 — translation MESSDVQRGRGRSPFDLIMNQIRRKRTTSDRKSTSGRFLSRQAESGGLPEDREAEEERDGAGVVPGPTDPAESVCDMGWGRVCVFVKRLGKRADSRTLSLAHCDLTATDVLELATLLPSLSLLEEMDLSWNELIGGCLRSLTSHLQNVGGLRTLRLSCCRLTADDITALGEALKCVPVLEVLDLSWNAGIGGSALQGIVGKLHPTLRELNLVACQLTETDATILGSMSKTEPGKGSVWGLGGLVSSLSHTPSLTTLRLHDCGLTTQSLGLLGGSFHCLRSLCQLDLSCNKGVAGGLSLLSPHLALLSHLGGLDLHLCCLTHTDLQALIQALPSLTELTELDLSSNKEVGGVVSDIVSALPLSQIKLLPLNGCSLNQESLSALALAMPYLQCIDVSWSKMVGGRLALLLEALQPSATQELRLSSCDLTTDDLLHLAVVCKRGVLSSLRVLDLSYNGGVGEEGWCGLLGEGGLGSLEELDLSLRPLTSKPSLLTSNPSPLTWLPTLLSAFPHLPALTRLSLQRWTLTAQEREQVNHALRKRKVLLELDPVPFASSANQEGLEEERNEE, via the exons ATGGAATCATCAG ATGTCCAGCGGGGGCGGGGCCGTTCGCCGTTTGACCTCATCATGAACCAGATCCGCAGGAAACGCACGACCTCAGACAGGAAGTCAACGTCTGGCCGCTTCCTGTCCCGCCAAGCCGAGAGTGGAGGGCTTCCtgaggacagagaggcagaggaggagagggacggcGCAG GTGTCGTTCCTGGCCCAACTGACCcagcagagagtgtgtgtgacatgggctggggtcgtgtgtgtgtgtttgtcaagaGGCTGGGGAAAAGAGCAGACAGCAGGACTTTGAGTCTGGCTCACTGCGACCTCACTGCTACTGATGTACTGGAACTGG ctaccttgctcccctctctgtctctattggAGGAGATGGACCTGTCATGGAATGAGCTGATTGGAGGATGTCTGAGATCATTGACCTCTCACCTCCAGAACGTGGGTGGACTCAGAACCCTCAGGCTCTCCTGCTGTAGGCTGACTGCTGATGACATCACTGCTCTGG GTGAGGCATTGAAGTGTGTTCCGGTGTTGGAGGTTCTGGACCTGTCCTGGAACGCTGGTATTGGTGGCTCAGCTTTGCAAGGCATTGTGGGTAAACTCCACCCAACCCTTCGAGAGCTCAACTTGGTGGCCTGCCAGCTCACTGAAACTGACGCTACTATACTGG GCAGCATGTCCAAAACAGAGCCAGGGAAAGGCAGCGTGTGGGGTTTGGGGGGGTTAGTCTCTTCCCTAAGCCACACCCCCTCCCTTACAACCCTACGACTACACGACTGTGGCCTGACCACACAATCCCTCGGCCTGTTGG GTGGTTCGTTCCACTGCCTCCGCTCCCTGTGTCAATTGGACCTGTCCTGTAATAAGGGTGTGGCCGGGGGgctgtccctcctctcccctcacctggCTCTCCTCTCACATCTGGGCGGCCTGGACCTGCACCTCtgctgcctcacacacacagacctacaggccctca TCCAGGCGCTGCCCTCGCTCACTGAGCTGACGGAACTGGACCTGTCATCCAATAAGGAGGTTGGGGGTGTGGTCAGTGATATTGTCTCCGCCCTCCCGCTGTCACAGATTAAACTCCTCCCACTCAACGGCTGCAGTCTGAACCAGGAATCACTCAGCGCACTCG cTCTAGCTATGCCGTACCTGCAGTGTATAGATGTGTCCTGGAGTAAGATGGTGGGCGGGCGTCTGGCACTGCTACTGGAAGCTCTGCAGCCGTCAGCCACCCAGGAGCTCCGCCTTAGCAGCTGTGACCTCACCACTGACGACCTGCTTCATCTGg CTGTGGTATGTAAGCGTGGCGTTCTGTCCTCTCTGCGTGTGTTGGACCTGTCCTATAAcggaggggtgggggaggaggggtggtgtgggTTGCTAGGAGAGGGGGGGCTGGGCTCACTGGAGGAGCTGGACCTTAGTCTGcgacccctgacctctaaaccCTCACTTCTGACATCCAACCCCTCACCCCTGACCTGGCTGCCAACCCTGCTCTCTGCTTTTCCTCATCTACCTGCGCTGACACGTCTCTCTCTTCAGCGATGGACTCTCACagcccag gaGCGGGAGCAGGTAAACCACGCCCTCAGAAAGAGGAAAGTACTATTAGAGTTGGACCCCGTCCCGTTTGCTTCGTCTGCCAATCAGGAGGGGCTAGAGGAGGAACGCAATGAGGAGTAG
- the lrrc31 gene encoding leucine-rich repeat-containing protein 31 isoform X1 produces MESSDVQRGRGRSPFDLIMNQIRRKRTTSDRKSTSGRFLSRQAESGGLPEDREAEEERDGAGVVPGPTDPAESVCDMGWGRVCVFVKRLGKRADSRTLSLAHCDLTATDVLELATLLPSLSLLEEMDLSWNELIGGCLRSLTSHLQNVGGLRTLRLSCCRLTADDITALGEALKCVPVLEVLDLSWNAGIGGSALQGIVGKLHPTLRELNLVACQLTETDATILGGIVSVLPRLCVFDASCNPLLAHTQTDAEDGSMSKTEPGKGSVWGLGGLVSSLSHTPSLTTLRLHDCGLTTQSLGLLGGSFHCLRSLCQLDLSCNKGVAGGLSLLSPHLALLSHLGGLDLHLCCLTHTDLQALIQALPSLTELTELDLSSNKEVGGVVSDIVSALPLSQIKLLPLNGCSLNQESLSALALAMPYLQCIDVSWSKMVGGRLALLLEALQPSATQELRLSSCDLTTDDLLHLAVVCKRGVLSSLRVLDLSYNGGVGEEGWCGLLGEGGLGSLEELDLSLRPLTSKPSLLTSNPSPLTWLPTLLSAFPHLPALTRLSLQRWTLTAQEREQVNHALRKRKVLLELDPVPFASSANQEGLEEERNEE; encoded by the exons ATGGAATCATCAG ATGTCCAGCGGGGGCGGGGCCGTTCGCCGTTTGACCTCATCATGAACCAGATCCGCAGGAAACGCACGACCTCAGACAGGAAGTCAACGTCTGGCCGCTTCCTGTCCCGCCAAGCCGAGAGTGGAGGGCTTCCtgaggacagagaggcagaggaggagagggacggcGCAG GTGTCGTTCCTGGCCCAACTGACCcagcagagagtgtgtgtgacatgggctggggtcgtgtgtgtgtgtttgtcaagaGGCTGGGGAAAAGAGCAGACAGCAGGACTTTGAGTCTGGCTCACTGCGACCTCACTGCTACTGATGTACTGGAACTGG ctaccttgctcccctctctgtctctattggAGGAGATGGACCTGTCATGGAATGAGCTGATTGGAGGATGTCTGAGATCATTGACCTCTCACCTCCAGAACGTGGGTGGACTCAGAACCCTCAGGCTCTCCTGCTGTAGGCTGACTGCTGATGACATCACTGCTCTGG GTGAGGCATTGAAGTGTGTTCCGGTGTTGGAGGTTCTGGACCTGTCCTGGAACGCTGGTATTGGTGGCTCAGCTTTGCAAGGCATTGTGGGTAAACTCCACCCAACCCTTCGAGAGCTCAACTTGGTGGCCTGCCAGCTCACTGAAACTGACGCTACTATACTGG gTGGTATAGTGAGTGTTCTCcccagactgtgtgtgtttgatgcGTCTTGCAACCCTCTCCTGGCCCACACACAGACCGACGCAGAGGACG GCAGCATGTCCAAAACAGAGCCAGGGAAAGGCAGCGTGTGGGGTTTGGGGGGGTTAGTCTCTTCCCTAAGCCACACCCCCTCCCTTACAACCCTACGACTACACGACTGTGGCCTGACCACACAATCCCTCGGCCTGTTGG GTGGTTCGTTCCACTGCCTCCGCTCCCTGTGTCAATTGGACCTGTCCTGTAATAAGGGTGTGGCCGGGGGgctgtccctcctctcccctcacctggCTCTCCTCTCACATCTGGGCGGCCTGGACCTGCACCTCtgctgcctcacacacacagacctacaggccctca TCCAGGCGCTGCCCTCGCTCACTGAGCTGACGGAACTGGACCTGTCATCCAATAAGGAGGTTGGGGGTGTGGTCAGTGATATTGTCTCCGCCCTCCCGCTGTCACAGATTAAACTCCTCCCACTCAACGGCTGCAGTCTGAACCAGGAATCACTCAGCGCACTCG cTCTAGCTATGCCGTACCTGCAGTGTATAGATGTGTCCTGGAGTAAGATGGTGGGCGGGCGTCTGGCACTGCTACTGGAAGCTCTGCAGCCGTCAGCCACCCAGGAGCTCCGCCTTAGCAGCTGTGACCTCACCACTGACGACCTGCTTCATCTGg CTGTGGTATGTAAGCGTGGCGTTCTGTCCTCTCTGCGTGTGTTGGACCTGTCCTATAAcggaggggtgggggaggaggggtggtgtgggTTGCTAGGAGAGGGGGGGCTGGGCTCACTGGAGGAGCTGGACCTTAGTCTGcgacccctgacctctaaaccCTCACTTCTGACATCCAACCCCTCACCCCTGACCTGGCTGCCAACCCTGCTCTCTGCTTTTCCTCATCTACCTGCGCTGACACGTCTCTCTCTTCAGCGATGGACTCTCACagcccag gaGCGGGAGCAGGTAAACCACGCCCTCAGAAAGAGGAAAGTACTATTAGAGTTGGACCCCGTCCCGTTTGCTTCGTCTGCCAATCAGGAGGGGCTAGAGGAGGAACGCAATGAGGAGTAG
- the lrrc31 gene encoding leucine-rich repeat-containing protein 31 isoform X2: protein MNQIRRKRTTSDRKSTSGRFLSRQAESGGLPEDREAEEERDGAGVVPGPTDPAESVCDMGWGRVCVFVKRLGKRADSRTLSLAHCDLTATDVLELATLLPSLSLLEEMDLSWNELIGGCLRSLTSHLQNVGGLRTLRLSCCRLTADDITALGEALKCVPVLEVLDLSWNAGIGGSALQGIVGKLHPTLRELNLVACQLTETDATILGGIVSVLPRLCVFDASCNPLLAHTQTDAEDGSMSKTEPGKGSVWGLGGLVSSLSHTPSLTTLRLHDCGLTTQSLGLLGGSFHCLRSLCQLDLSCNKGVAGGLSLLSPHLALLSHLGGLDLHLCCLTHTDLQALIQALPSLTELTELDLSSNKEVGGVVSDIVSALPLSQIKLLPLNGCSLNQESLSALALAMPYLQCIDVSWSKMVGGRLALLLEALQPSATQELRLSSCDLTTDDLLHLAVVCKRGVLSSLRVLDLSYNGGVGEEGWCGLLGEGGLGSLEELDLSLRPLTSKPSLLTSNPSPLTWLPTLLSAFPHLPALTRLSLQRWTLTAQEREQVNHALRKRKVLLELDPVPFASSANQEGLEEERNEE from the exons ATGAACCAGATCCGCAGGAAACGCACGACCTCAGACAGGAAGTCAACGTCTGGCCGCTTCCTGTCCCGCCAAGCCGAGAGTGGAGGGCTTCCtgaggacagagaggcagaggaggagagggacggcGCAG GTGTCGTTCCTGGCCCAACTGACCcagcagagagtgtgtgtgacatgggctggggtcgtgtgtgtgtgtttgtcaagaGGCTGGGGAAAAGAGCAGACAGCAGGACTTTGAGTCTGGCTCACTGCGACCTCACTGCTACTGATGTACTGGAACTGG ctaccttgctcccctctctgtctctattggAGGAGATGGACCTGTCATGGAATGAGCTGATTGGAGGATGTCTGAGATCATTGACCTCTCACCTCCAGAACGTGGGTGGACTCAGAACCCTCAGGCTCTCCTGCTGTAGGCTGACTGCTGATGACATCACTGCTCTGG GTGAGGCATTGAAGTGTGTTCCGGTGTTGGAGGTTCTGGACCTGTCCTGGAACGCTGGTATTGGTGGCTCAGCTTTGCAAGGCATTGTGGGTAAACTCCACCCAACCCTTCGAGAGCTCAACTTGGTGGCCTGCCAGCTCACTGAAACTGACGCTACTATACTGG gTGGTATAGTGAGTGTTCTCcccagactgtgtgtgtttgatgcGTCTTGCAACCCTCTCCTGGCCCACACACAGACCGACGCAGAGGACG GCAGCATGTCCAAAACAGAGCCAGGGAAAGGCAGCGTGTGGGGTTTGGGGGGGTTAGTCTCTTCCCTAAGCCACACCCCCTCCCTTACAACCCTACGACTACACGACTGTGGCCTGACCACACAATCCCTCGGCCTGTTGG GTGGTTCGTTCCACTGCCTCCGCTCCCTGTGTCAATTGGACCTGTCCTGTAATAAGGGTGTGGCCGGGGGgctgtccctcctctcccctcacctggCTCTCCTCTCACATCTGGGCGGCCTGGACCTGCACCTCtgctgcctcacacacacagacctacaggccctca TCCAGGCGCTGCCCTCGCTCACTGAGCTGACGGAACTGGACCTGTCATCCAATAAGGAGGTTGGGGGTGTGGTCAGTGATATTGTCTCCGCCCTCCCGCTGTCACAGATTAAACTCCTCCCACTCAACGGCTGCAGTCTGAACCAGGAATCACTCAGCGCACTCG cTCTAGCTATGCCGTACCTGCAGTGTATAGATGTGTCCTGGAGTAAGATGGTGGGCGGGCGTCTGGCACTGCTACTGGAAGCTCTGCAGCCGTCAGCCACCCAGGAGCTCCGCCTTAGCAGCTGTGACCTCACCACTGACGACCTGCTTCATCTGg CTGTGGTATGTAAGCGTGGCGTTCTGTCCTCTCTGCGTGTGTTGGACCTGTCCTATAAcggaggggtgggggaggaggggtggtgtgggTTGCTAGGAGAGGGGGGGCTGGGCTCACTGGAGGAGCTGGACCTTAGTCTGcgacccctgacctctaaaccCTCACTTCTGACATCCAACCCCTCACCCCTGACCTGGCTGCCAACCCTGCTCTCTGCTTTTCCTCATCTACCTGCGCTGACACGTCTCTCTCTTCAGCGATGGACTCTCACagcccag gaGCGGGAGCAGGTAAACCACGCCCTCAGAAAGAGGAAAGTACTATTAGAGTTGGACCCCGTCCCGTTTGCTTCGTCTGCCAATCAGGAGGGGCTAGAGGAGGAACGCAATGAGGAGTAG